From a single Camelus bactrianus isolate YW-2024 breed Bactrian camel chromosome 11, ASM4877302v1, whole genome shotgun sequence genomic region:
- the GOT1 gene encoding aspartate aminotransferase, cytoplasmic encodes MAPPSVFAEVPQAQPVLVFKLTADFREDPDPRKVNLGVGAYRTDDCQPWVLPVVRKVEQKIAHDSSLNHEYLPILGLAEFRSCASRLALGDDSPALQEKRVGGVQSLGGTGALRIGAEFLARWYNGTNNKDTPVYVSSPTWENHNGVFTAAGFKDIRSYHYWDAAKRGLDLQGFLNDLEKAPEFSIFVLHACAHNPTGTDPTPEQWKQIASVMKRRFLFPFFDSAYQGFASGNLEKDAWAIRYFVSEGFELFCAQSFSKNFGLYNERVGNLTVVAKEPDSILRILSQMEKIVRVTWSNPPAQGARIVACTLSDPELFKEWTGNVKTMAERILTMRSELRARLEALRTPGTWNHITDQIGMFSFTGLNPKQVEYLVNEKHIYLLPSGRINMCGLTTKNLDYVATSIHEAVTKIQ; translated from the exons CTTATCGCACGGATGATTGCCAGCCCTGGGTTTTGCCAGTCGTGAGGAAGGTGGAACAGAAGATTGCTCATGACAGCAGCCTAAATCACGAGTATCTGCCCATCCTGGGCCTGGCAGAGTTCCGGTCCTGTGCTTCCCGCCTTGCCCTTGGGGACGACAGCCCGGCTCTACAGGAGAAACGG GTAGGAGGCGTGCAGTCTTTGGGGGGAACAGGTGCACTTCGAATCGGAGCCGAGTTCTTAGCTCGATGGTACAACGGAACGAACAACAAGGACACGCCCGTCTACGTATCCTCACCAACCTGGG AGAATCATAACGGTGTCTTTACTGCCGCTGGATTTAAAGACATTCGGTCCTATCACTACTGGGATGCAGCGAAGAGAGGACTCGACCTCCAGGGTTTCCTGAATGATCTGGAG aaAGCTCCAGAGTTCTCCATCTTTGTCCTCCATGCCTGTGCACACAACCCAACTGGGACAGACCCAACTCCAGAGCAGTGGAAGCAGATCGCCTCCGTCATGAAG CGCCGGTTTCTGTTCCCCTTCTTTGACTCAGCCTATCAGGGCTTCGCATCTGGCAACCTGGAGAAAGACGCCTGGGCCATTCGCTATTTTGTGTCTGAAGGGTTCGAGCTCTTCTGTGCCCAGTCCTTCTCCAAGAACTTCGGGCTCTACA ATGAACGAGTGGGGAATCTGACCGTGGTTGCAAAAGAACCGGATAGCATCCTGCGGATCCTTTCCCAGATGGAGAAGATCGTGCGAGTTACGTGGTCCAATCCCCCCGCTCAGGGAGCGCGAATCGTGGCCTGCACCCTCTCTGACCCTGAGCTCTTTAAGGAATG GACAGGTAATGTGAAGACAATGGCTGAACGCATTCTGACCATGAGATCTGAGCTCAGGGCACGGTTAGAAGCCCTCAGGACCCCTGGAACCTGGAACCACATCACGGATCAGATTGGAATGTTCAGCTTCACCGGGTTGAACC CCAAGCAGGTTGAATATCTGGTCAATGAAAAGCACATCTACCTTCTGCCAAGTGGTCGGATCAACATGTGTGGCTTAACCACCAAAAATCTAGATTATGTGGCCACCTCCATCCATGAAGCAGTCACCAAAATCCAGTGA